One Etheostoma cragini isolate CJK2018 chromosome 6, CSU_Ecrag_1.0, whole genome shotgun sequence DNA window includes the following coding sequences:
- the esrp1 gene encoding epithelial splicing regulatory protein 1 isoform X1: MTAQVDYLVVIFTATSGASGELLGSDEKELVQLVWQLVDVKNKKLGKLNELLIKPDLSDLTEQNDEEDVVEESVEEDNRSGADNVFTATSLETALNLFHLQLTNEVNSTGAGTSVCLCTDGQLHIRQVIHPEAASKNILVPDCFYSFFDLRKEFKKHFPASDLKALNVHIMAESLSIPVDVPAIWDPSATLDPSAILPAEIAVQQTQIMGSIALALLSEPFNHTFSTQERVSEKFESGTCSKMEKVCDNTVIRARGLPWQSSDQDIARFFRGLNIAKGGAALCLNAQGRRNGEALVRFVSEDHRDLALQRHKHHMGNRYIEVYKATGEDFLKIAGGTSNEVAMFLSREDQIIVRMRGLPFIATHEQVLNFFSPDEGLKDMCPVSGGKDGILFVRYPDGRPTGDAFVLFACEEHAQCALRKHKEILGRRYIELFKSTAAEVQQVLNRYSSAPLIPVAPAPLVSMLPTVSLLPSPGGVRDCLRLRGLPYTASIEDILTFLGEFTHDIRPHGVHMVLNQQGRPSGDCFIQMTSAERAIQASQRLHKHVISSQRGANSRYVEVFSCSAEEMGLVLMGGSLSHTHTHTHTRNRSGTGLSPPPCKSRRLSPSAYSFAPAPPVMSTEATAALYPPMGQMLLAPRHLPPGHAYYPAAAQLYMNYAAYYPSPPGNYYTHDNNLNCFVRACFCPAPTKTSHEIFNQTCLVTDLLYMVITQKMNHFQTIIKKDLRADGFLVRQCLLAGCVLLQKKRIYIFDFQSILFP, from the exons atGACGGCGCAGGTAGACTACCTGGTGGTGATTTTCACCGCCACATCTGGCGCGAGCGGAGAGTTGCTGGGATCTGACGAGAAGGAACTAGTGCAGTTGGTTTGGCAGCTGGTGGATGTAAAGaacaaaaag TTGGGCAAGCTAAATGAGCTTCTCATTAAGCCGGACCTCTCAGACTTGACAGAGCAAAACGATGAGGAGGACGTGGTGGAGGAAAGCGTGGAAGAGGACAATAGATCCGGAGCAGATAATGTCTTTACAGCCACAAGTCTAGAGACAGCATTAAACCTG TTTCATCTACAACTGACAAACGAGGTGAACAGCACGGGCGCAGGcacgtctgtgtgtttgtgtacagacGGGCAGCTCCACATCCGTCAAGTGATTCACCCTGAGGCTGCAAGCAAG AACATCCTGGTCCCAGACTGTTTCTACTCATTCTTTGACCTTCGGAAAGAGTTCAAGAAGCACTTCCCCGCATCCGACCTCAAGgctttgaatgtacacatcATGGCAGAGT CTCTTAGTATACCTGTTGATGTGCCCGCCATATGGGACCCCTCAGCCACCCTGGATCCATCAGCCATATTGCCTGCAGAAATAGCAGTACAGCAGACCCAGATTATGGGCAGTATTGCCCTTGCCCTGCTTTCTGAGCCATTTA ACCACACATTTTCTACACAAGAGAGAGTTAGTGAGAAGTTTGAGTCTGGCACTTG cagtaAGATGGAGAAAGTCTGTGACAACACAGTGATCAGAGCCAGAGGGTTGCCATGGCAGTCTTCTGACCAGGACATTGCTCGATTCTTCAGAGGACTCAACATTGCAAA AGGAGGAGCTGCATTGTGTCTTAATGCTCAGGGGAGGAGGAACGGAGAAGCTCTTGTTCGTTTTGTCAGTGAAGATCACAGAGACCTGGCcctgcagagacacaaacaccACATGGGCAACAGATACATAGAG GTTTACAAAGCAACAGGAGAGGACTTCCTGAAGATAGCAGGAG GTACCTCCAATGAGGTTGCAATGTTCCTGTCTCGTGAGGACCAGATCATAGTGAGGATGCGAGGTCTTCCTTTCATAGCCACACATGAGCAGGTGCTGAACTTCTTCTCCCCGGACGAGGGCCTTAAAGACATGTGTCCGGTCAGCGGAGGAAAGGATGGCATCCTATTTGTTCGCTATCCAGACGGGCGTCCCACTGGCGAtgcctttgttttatttgcctgtGAGGAACACGCCCAGTGTGCTCTGAGGAAACACAAGGAAATCCTGGGGAGAAGATATATTGAGTTGTTCAAAAGTACAGCAGCAGAGGTCCAACAG gtatTAAACCGGTACTCGTCAGCCCCTCTGATCCCCGTGGCCCCTGCCCCCTTGGTGTCCATGCTGCCCACAGTGTCACTCCTGCCCTCTCCTGGTGGTGTGAGGGACTGCCTGAGGCTGAGGGGGCTGCCGTACACAGCGAGCATAGAGGACATCCTCACCTTCCTGGGCGAGTTTACACACGATATCAGACCACATGGTGTGCACATGGTCCTTAACCAGCAG GGTCGTCCATCAGGTGACTGCTTCATCCAGATGACCTCAGCAGAGCGGGCTATTCAGGCATCACAGCGGCTCCACAAGCATGTCATCTCCAGCCAGCGGGGGGCCAACAGCCGCTACGTGGAGGTGTTCTCCTGCAGCGCAGAGGAGATGGGCCTGGTGCTGATGGGAGGctcgctctcacacacacatacacacacacacacccggaACAGGAGTGGGACAGGGCTCAGCCCGCCGCCATGTAAGTCAAGAC GTTTATCTCCATCAGCCTACTCCTTCGCCCCTGCTCCACCTGTCATGTCTACAGAGGCTACTGCTGCCCTCTACCCTCCCATGGGTCAGATGTTGCTGGCCCCACGCCACCTGCCACCAGGACATGCCTACTACCCAGCCGCAGCTCAGCTATACATGAACTATGCTGCTTACTACCCTAG TCCTCCTGGCAATTATTATACTCATGATAATAATTTGAATTGCTTTGTGAGAGCTTGCTTTTGTCCAGCCCCCACAAAAACGTCACATGAAATTTTCAATCAGACGTGCTTAGTTACAGATTTACTGTACATGGtaatcacacaaaaaatgaacCACTTCCAGACTatcataaaaaaagatttgagagCTGACGGATTTCTTGTTAGACAGTGTTTACTTGCGGGATGTGTGCTGCTTCAAAAAAAACGTATTTACATCTTTGATTTTCAGAGCATTCTGTTTCCATAG
- the esrp1 gene encoding epithelial splicing regulatory protein 1 isoform X2 has product MTAQVDYLVVIFTATSGASGELLGSDEKELVQLVWQLVDVKNKKLGKLNELLIKPDLSDLTEQNDEEDVVEESVEEDNRSGADNVFTATSLETALNLFHLQLTNEVNSTGAGTSVCLCTDGQLHIRQVIHPEAASKNILVPDCFYSFFDLRKEFKKHFPASDLKALNVHIMAESLSIPVDVPAIWDPSATLDPSAILPAEIAVQQTQIMGSIALALLSEPFNHTFSTQERVSEKFESGTCSKMEKVCDNTVIRARGLPWQSSDQDIARFFRGLNIAKGGAALCLNAQGRRNGEALVRFVSEDHRDLALQRHKHHMGNRYIEVYKATGEDFLKIAGGTSNEVAMFLSREDQIIVRMRGLPFIATHEQVLNFFSPDEGLKDMCPVSGGKDGILFVRYPDGRPTGDAFVLFACEEHAQCALRKHKEILGRRYIELFKSTAAEVQQVLNRYSSAPLIPVAPAPLVSMLPTVSLLPSPGGVRDCLRLRGLPYTASIEDILTFLGEFTHDIRPHGVHMVLNQQGRPSGDCFIQMTSAERAIQASQRLHKHVISSQRGANSRYVEVFSCSAEEMGLVLMGGSLSHTHTHTHTRNRSGTGLSPPPCKSRRLSPSAYSFAPAPPVMSTEATAALYPPMGQMLLAPRHLPPGHAYYPAAAQLYMNYAAYYPSPPGSPTTLGFFPSPSSLSSLASSGGLIRMPGLTYSSNGVKDLINAVQAYQSPVESVSLLSSSLIGQSSGGDAPLMSLPALMTKPAGQYLDLNLL; this is encoded by the exons atGACGGCGCAGGTAGACTACCTGGTGGTGATTTTCACCGCCACATCTGGCGCGAGCGGAGAGTTGCTGGGATCTGACGAGAAGGAACTAGTGCAGTTGGTTTGGCAGCTGGTGGATGTAAAGaacaaaaag TTGGGCAAGCTAAATGAGCTTCTCATTAAGCCGGACCTCTCAGACTTGACAGAGCAAAACGATGAGGAGGACGTGGTGGAGGAAAGCGTGGAAGAGGACAATAGATCCGGAGCAGATAATGTCTTTACAGCCACAAGTCTAGAGACAGCATTAAACCTG TTTCATCTACAACTGACAAACGAGGTGAACAGCACGGGCGCAGGcacgtctgtgtgtttgtgtacagacGGGCAGCTCCACATCCGTCAAGTGATTCACCCTGAGGCTGCAAGCAAG AACATCCTGGTCCCAGACTGTTTCTACTCATTCTTTGACCTTCGGAAAGAGTTCAAGAAGCACTTCCCCGCATCCGACCTCAAGgctttgaatgtacacatcATGGCAGAGT CTCTTAGTATACCTGTTGATGTGCCCGCCATATGGGACCCCTCAGCCACCCTGGATCCATCAGCCATATTGCCTGCAGAAATAGCAGTACAGCAGACCCAGATTATGGGCAGTATTGCCCTTGCCCTGCTTTCTGAGCCATTTA ACCACACATTTTCTACACAAGAGAGAGTTAGTGAGAAGTTTGAGTCTGGCACTTG cagtaAGATGGAGAAAGTCTGTGACAACACAGTGATCAGAGCCAGAGGGTTGCCATGGCAGTCTTCTGACCAGGACATTGCTCGATTCTTCAGAGGACTCAACATTGCAAA AGGAGGAGCTGCATTGTGTCTTAATGCTCAGGGGAGGAGGAACGGAGAAGCTCTTGTTCGTTTTGTCAGTGAAGATCACAGAGACCTGGCcctgcagagacacaaacaccACATGGGCAACAGATACATAGAG GTTTACAAAGCAACAGGAGAGGACTTCCTGAAGATAGCAGGAG GTACCTCCAATGAGGTTGCAATGTTCCTGTCTCGTGAGGACCAGATCATAGTGAGGATGCGAGGTCTTCCTTTCATAGCCACACATGAGCAGGTGCTGAACTTCTTCTCCCCGGACGAGGGCCTTAAAGACATGTGTCCGGTCAGCGGAGGAAAGGATGGCATCCTATTTGTTCGCTATCCAGACGGGCGTCCCACTGGCGAtgcctttgttttatttgcctgtGAGGAACACGCCCAGTGTGCTCTGAGGAAACACAAGGAAATCCTGGGGAGAAGATATATTGAGTTGTTCAAAAGTACAGCAGCAGAGGTCCAACAG gtatTAAACCGGTACTCGTCAGCCCCTCTGATCCCCGTGGCCCCTGCCCCCTTGGTGTCCATGCTGCCCACAGTGTCACTCCTGCCCTCTCCTGGTGGTGTGAGGGACTGCCTGAGGCTGAGGGGGCTGCCGTACACAGCGAGCATAGAGGACATCCTCACCTTCCTGGGCGAGTTTACACACGATATCAGACCACATGGTGTGCACATGGTCCTTAACCAGCAG GGTCGTCCATCAGGTGACTGCTTCATCCAGATGACCTCAGCAGAGCGGGCTATTCAGGCATCACAGCGGCTCCACAAGCATGTCATCTCCAGCCAGCGGGGGGCCAACAGCCGCTACGTGGAGGTGTTCTCCTGCAGCGCAGAGGAGATGGGCCTGGTGCTGATGGGAGGctcgctctcacacacacatacacacacacacacccggaACAGGAGTGGGACAGGGCTCAGCCCGCCGCCATGTAAGTCAAGAC GTTTATCTCCATCAGCCTACTCCTTCGCCCCTGCTCCACCTGTCATGTCTACAGAGGCTACTGCTGCCCTCTACCCTCCCATGGGTCAGATGTTGCTGGCCCCACGCCACCTGCCACCAGGACATGCCTACTACCCAGCCGCAGCTCAGCTATACATGAACTATGCTGCTTACTACCCTAG TCCACCTGGCTCACCTACCACCTTAGGTTtcttcccctccccctcttccctttCCTCGCTCGCCTCCTCAGGGGGGTTGATTCGCATGCCAGGTCTGACCTACAGCAGCAATGGAGTCAAAGACCTCATTAATGCAGTGCAGGCATACCAG AGTCCTGTGGAGTCTGTGTCTCTCCTGAGCAGCAGTCTGATTGGTCAGTCCAGTGGCGGTGATGCTCCTCTCATGTCCCTCCCTGCTCTAATGACCAAGCCGGCGGGGCAGTACCTGGACCTGAACCTGCTGTAG
- the esrp1 gene encoding epithelial splicing regulatory protein 1 isoform X7 encodes MTAQVDYLVVIFTATSGASGELLGSDEKELVQLVWQLVDVKNKKLGKLNELLIKPDLSDLTEQNDEEDVVEESVEEDNRSGADNVFTATSLETALNLFHLQLTNEVNSTGAGTSVCLCTDGQLHIRQVIHPEAASKNILVPDCFYSFFDLRKEFKKHFPASDLKALNVHIMAESLSIPVDVPAIWDPSATLDPSAILPAEIAVQQTQIMGSIALALLSEPFNHTFSTQERVSEKFESGTCSKMEKVCDNTVIRARGLPWQSSDQDIARFFRGLNIAKGGAALCLNAQGRRNGEALVRFVSEDHRDLALQRHKHHMGNRYIEVYKATGEDFLKIAGGTSNEVAMFLSREDQIIVRMRGLPFIATHEQVLNFFSPDEGLKDMCPVSGGKDGILFVRYPDGRPTGDAFVLFACEEHAQCALRKHKEILGRRYIELFKSTAAEVQQVLNRYSSAPLIPVAPAPLVSMLPTVSLLPSPGGVRDCLRLRGLPYTASIEDILTFLGEFTHDIRPHGVHMVLNQQGRPSGDCFIQMTSAERAIQASQRLHKHVISSQRGANSRYVEVFSCSAEEMGLVLMGGSLSHTHTHTHTRNRSGTGLSPPPCKSRRLSPSAYSFAPAPPVMSTEATAALYPPMGQMLLAPRHLPPGHAYYPAAAQLYMNYAAYYPSPPGSPTTLGFFPSPSSLSSLASSGGLIRMPGLTYSSNGVKDLINAVQAYQYAPEDALMHAHGPVHAHDPTGTLLTQPKEWVCI; translated from the exons atGACGGCGCAGGTAGACTACCTGGTGGTGATTTTCACCGCCACATCTGGCGCGAGCGGAGAGTTGCTGGGATCTGACGAGAAGGAACTAGTGCAGTTGGTTTGGCAGCTGGTGGATGTAAAGaacaaaaag TTGGGCAAGCTAAATGAGCTTCTCATTAAGCCGGACCTCTCAGACTTGACAGAGCAAAACGATGAGGAGGACGTGGTGGAGGAAAGCGTGGAAGAGGACAATAGATCCGGAGCAGATAATGTCTTTACAGCCACAAGTCTAGAGACAGCATTAAACCTG TTTCATCTACAACTGACAAACGAGGTGAACAGCACGGGCGCAGGcacgtctgtgtgtttgtgtacagacGGGCAGCTCCACATCCGTCAAGTGATTCACCCTGAGGCTGCAAGCAAG AACATCCTGGTCCCAGACTGTTTCTACTCATTCTTTGACCTTCGGAAAGAGTTCAAGAAGCACTTCCCCGCATCCGACCTCAAGgctttgaatgtacacatcATGGCAGAGT CTCTTAGTATACCTGTTGATGTGCCCGCCATATGGGACCCCTCAGCCACCCTGGATCCATCAGCCATATTGCCTGCAGAAATAGCAGTACAGCAGACCCAGATTATGGGCAGTATTGCCCTTGCCCTGCTTTCTGAGCCATTTA ACCACACATTTTCTACACAAGAGAGAGTTAGTGAGAAGTTTGAGTCTGGCACTTG cagtaAGATGGAGAAAGTCTGTGACAACACAGTGATCAGAGCCAGAGGGTTGCCATGGCAGTCTTCTGACCAGGACATTGCTCGATTCTTCAGAGGACTCAACATTGCAAA AGGAGGAGCTGCATTGTGTCTTAATGCTCAGGGGAGGAGGAACGGAGAAGCTCTTGTTCGTTTTGTCAGTGAAGATCACAGAGACCTGGCcctgcagagacacaaacaccACATGGGCAACAGATACATAGAG GTTTACAAAGCAACAGGAGAGGACTTCCTGAAGATAGCAGGAG GTACCTCCAATGAGGTTGCAATGTTCCTGTCTCGTGAGGACCAGATCATAGTGAGGATGCGAGGTCTTCCTTTCATAGCCACACATGAGCAGGTGCTGAACTTCTTCTCCCCGGACGAGGGCCTTAAAGACATGTGTCCGGTCAGCGGAGGAAAGGATGGCATCCTATTTGTTCGCTATCCAGACGGGCGTCCCACTGGCGAtgcctttgttttatttgcctgtGAGGAACACGCCCAGTGTGCTCTGAGGAAACACAAGGAAATCCTGGGGAGAAGATATATTGAGTTGTTCAAAAGTACAGCAGCAGAGGTCCAACAG gtatTAAACCGGTACTCGTCAGCCCCTCTGATCCCCGTGGCCCCTGCCCCCTTGGTGTCCATGCTGCCCACAGTGTCACTCCTGCCCTCTCCTGGTGGTGTGAGGGACTGCCTGAGGCTGAGGGGGCTGCCGTACACAGCGAGCATAGAGGACATCCTCACCTTCCTGGGCGAGTTTACACACGATATCAGACCACATGGTGTGCACATGGTCCTTAACCAGCAG GGTCGTCCATCAGGTGACTGCTTCATCCAGATGACCTCAGCAGAGCGGGCTATTCAGGCATCACAGCGGCTCCACAAGCATGTCATCTCCAGCCAGCGGGGGGCCAACAGCCGCTACGTGGAGGTGTTCTCCTGCAGCGCAGAGGAGATGGGCCTGGTGCTGATGGGAGGctcgctctcacacacacatacacacacacacacccggaACAGGAGTGGGACAGGGCTCAGCCCGCCGCCATGTAAGTCAAGAC GTTTATCTCCATCAGCCTACTCCTTCGCCCCTGCTCCACCTGTCATGTCTACAGAGGCTACTGCTGCCCTCTACCCTCCCATGGGTCAGATGTTGCTGGCCCCACGCCACCTGCCACCAGGACATGCCTACTACCCAGCCGCAGCTCAGCTATACATGAACTATGCTGCTTACTACCCTAG TCCACCTGGCTCACCTACCACCTTAGGTTtcttcccctccccctcttccctttCCTCGCTCGCCTCCTCAGGGGGGTTGATTCGCATGCCAGGTCTGACCTACAGCAGCAATGGAGTCAAAGACCTCATTAATGCAGTGCAGGCATACCAG TATGCCCCCGAGGATGCTCTCATGCACGCCCATGGGCCTGTGCACGCTCACGACCCGACCGGGACATTACTTACGCAGCCCAAAGAATGGGTGTGTATTTAA